The following are from one region of the Veillonella nakazawae genome:
- a CDS encoding TonB-dependent receptor domain-containing protein: MNRWGHAKRSIILSSAVALWLSAPLVVWAGNATVTTDVVHVKGTWAEEEAKLNSQQVQIITKKEIEKKQAKSVEDIIFTQTGVSRTVDAMGRVGVSIRGAEARHTLILVDGQPVLGDFDKYSGAADEVQRLGTENVERIEVIQGAASAKYGSDAIGGVVNIITKKAQKKPSLQLNAEGMRRKSDGDAFPFQNFFIRADSGQMGKLKVGLSGSKRDLMPVLASVKRRDSGMAFDYAKHNFKPNVLRYYGDAADIGLVATYDANDKNKFEMRLNRYTEDLVRDVKHSDSDLEPQQHFKRTADRNTANLQWSSRAGKSDWTVETNYSRIKENDVALISYTGRSAYEGSNELRYIDNIDHRQLDIRANANTQLNKNHLLSYGVSYAREEGSGSRLKSSPNTSTMYIDPWDYDKSLLVDKLDRLVRRKGDNSIKVYSHIHDYKFINSGGGMPQWDMDYEYYGAETDAQKPGITYDDYINYGLSESRLSDWSSTSPNNQPVTDEFKARYKALEDRLKAENPVLSATRANIVGDYFKYGESNDPEMRKKAPKLNGKAFLEEYRNRDQRLTTGSGSIRKLNAYISDTWQVNKNLTLSPILRFDNSSLFGSNLSASLGMTYNVNGNTHRRFKANVGTGYTEPGMGELWYNWEMYASNPVGIGVAKLGWYWAGNPNLKPEKSVNFDMSLEGENKNTYARVGVFHNRIKNYMSVYFTGDFMDFAPYLKGDAKYQRAPDMIYSFKNIGKAEITGVQAEVQQKFGKYWSGKLGYTYLHAINKSDPSMPRQLLDKPMHKVDIGITYDNPKSGWNGSIWGDYYINMLDSNTLNNGGNYWPDILSGDAGVYNKQTYEKKTFGIWNVMVQKRFNKNAMMYFGINNIFNHRDDDRATQERVYRLGVNLKFGGGDSSKTTAIGKSKNGTTVNAVGANTPNGANGEVVNAESGVQNVADVVRLTDFIHSDFDTTKERGVTLVGDYRARWMAHDGSNRPQSPFRANSAIGSAKANMYDANRHSFEQRLRLGFDARLNEFTNLKVIGSATGMSGVDTSWTQSDSKGFNHQRLDTVDLTRRVKKWDVSVGRLTEPMGASGYWFGQSYDGVRAVWNGHDSQVRIGVGTFKHSTGITDSAYTHAVHEVIYRPPTAAELIGINRDEFPYDIESATKTGSDGEKKSSEDTAAPDSPNGIYDSTYKGKTDSIYFYQQLKELQAEYEAYKETLDLSWSNPNRDQELEKANAKLVETQQKQAQVMSRLQDILAKAYPTDMAEKKFSLDIPSGGYAMYEITNKNTGEKLYKTGDIMYNVNSSLYPEYLKEKAKGLIVSADNKDALVNPKAYVEKHGDEINQSVAEIAKYNATDNWSNYNNSELDVVWVKQPDGTFKQSYDYYGQPASDYEFTGYLGAKTYKYDSGSYVFSDYDAKDAIYKKNFTMSSNDWGEGSSYYGWGMPNALFNYMYNLEKVVHDAESENKLPREAIGKIIGNLIRTEGVVLEKDTVPAIDKAAFVQYKKQIGSRLGLQAWYLRSFGGKTHTYLNANGNGNDEYSFSNVAHVFGIGAKYQLGANASVTVDYGQNRSNLGRYLNGNTVYQHERGTADFALKGHQMGGTPHFWMARLDIGRADLDIPKSWNAFIDYKYFEHGSFFGGNGSGAVPDRYLDGIRSFTFGAGYVPRKDLLLEAFYTFDAKGTNKRDTLYGSESFKLGDYTRIQGTYRF; this comes from the coding sequence ATGAACCGGTGGGGACATGCAAAACGTAGCATTATTCTGTCTAGTGCAGTTGCCTTGTGGCTTAGTGCACCGCTTGTAGTGTGGGCGGGGAATGCGACTGTTACTACGGATGTTGTTCATGTTAAAGGAACATGGGCAGAAGAAGAAGCAAAATTGAACTCACAGCAAGTGCAAATCATTACTAAGAAAGAGATTGAAAAGAAACAGGCGAAGTCCGTCGAAGATATTATATTTACTCAAACAGGTGTATCTAGAACTGTTGATGCTATGGGCCGTGTTGGTGTATCTATCCGCGGTGCCGAAGCGCGTCACACACTGATCCTTGTAGATGGTCAACCCGTACTCGGCGATTTTGATAAGTACTCTGGTGCAGCAGACGAAGTCCAACGGCTAGGTACAGAAAATGTTGAACGTATAGAAGTTATTCAAGGTGCTGCCAGTGCTAAATACGGTTCTGATGCTATAGGTGGTGTAGTTAATATCATCACTAAAAAGGCACAAAAGAAACCATCTTTGCAATTAAATGCAGAAGGTATGCGACGCAAGAGTGATGGTGATGCATTCCCATTCCAAAACTTTTTCATTCGTGCCGACTCTGGTCAAATGGGGAAATTAAAGGTCGGTTTATCTGGTAGTAAACGTGATCTTATGCCTGTTTTAGCATCCGTTAAACGTCGTGACTCGGGTATGGCTTTTGATTATGCTAAGCATAACTTCAAACCAAATGTACTTCGTTACTATGGTGATGCGGCAGATATTGGTCTTGTAGCAACTTATGATGCAAACGATAAAAATAAATTTGAAATGCGTCTCAACCGTTATACAGAAGATCTTGTACGCGATGTTAAACACTCTGACTCCGATTTAGAGCCACAACAACATTTCAAACGTACTGCGGACCGTAATACAGCAAACTTGCAATGGTCCTCTCGAGCTGGTAAAAGCGACTGGACTGTTGAAACTAACTACTCCCGCATCAAAGAAAATGACGTAGCCCTCATTAGTTATACTGGTCGTTCTGCTTATGAAGGCTCCAATGAGTTACGCTATATCGATAATATCGATCACCGTCAATTAGACATTCGAGCTAATGCAAACACACAGCTCAATAAAAATCATCTGCTTAGCTACGGCGTGAGCTATGCTCGTGAAGAAGGCTCTGGTAGCCGATTGAAGAGTTCCCCTAATACAAGCACTATGTACATCGATCCATGGGATTACGATAAGAGCTTGCTAGTAGATAAACTTGATCGTCTTGTAAGACGTAAAGGTGATAACAGTATTAAGGTATATTCTCACATCCATGACTACAAATTCATCAATTCCGGTGGTGGCATGCCACAATGGGATATGGATTATGAATACTATGGTGCTGAAACAGATGCTCAAAAACCAGGTATTACATACGATGACTATATAAATTATGGTTTATCTGAAAGTCGATTAAGTGATTGGTCTAGTACATCCCCTAATAATCAACCTGTAACGGATGAGTTTAAAGCTCGTTATAAAGCTTTAGAAGATCGTTTAAAAGCAGAAAATCCCGTATTATCTGCTACACGTGCCAATATCGTAGGTGACTACTTTAAATATGGCGAGTCCAATGACCCAGAAATGCGTAAAAAAGCGCCTAAGTTAAATGGTAAAGCTTTCTTAGAAGAGTACCGTAATCGAGACCAACGATTGACTACTGGTAGCGGTTCAATCCGCAAGTTAAACGCTTATATTTCTGATACTTGGCAAGTAAATAAAAACTTAACATTATCTCCAATTCTTCGCTTTGATAACAGTAGTCTATTTGGTTCCAATTTGTCTGCATCCTTGGGGATGACCTATAACGTAAATGGTAATACACACCGTAGATTTAAAGCCAATGTAGGTACTGGTTATACAGAGCCTGGTATGGGTGAATTGTGGTATAACTGGGAAATGTACGCGTCTAACCCTGTAGGGATTGGTGTAGCGAAACTCGGCTGGTACTGGGCTGGTAATCCTAATTTAAAACCTGAAAAATCTGTCAACTTTGATATGAGCTTGGAAGGTGAAAATAAAAATACTTACGCTCGCGTAGGCGTATTCCACAACCGCATCAAGAACTATATGTCTGTATACTTCACAGGGGACTTCATGGACTTTGCACCATACCTCAAAGGCGATGCGAAGTACCAACGGGCACCAGATATGATTTACAGCTTTAAAAATATTGGTAAAGCAGAAATCACAGGTGTTCAAGCGGAAGTACAACAAAAGTTCGGCAAATATTGGTCTGGTAAGTTAGGTTATACATACTTGCATGCCATCAACAAGAGTGATCCAAGTATGCCTCGTCAATTGCTTGATAAGCCTATGCACAAAGTTGACATCGGTATTACTTATGACAATCCTAAATCCGGTTGGAATGGATCCATTTGGGGTGATTACTATATCAACATGCTTGATAGTAATACCCTTAACAATGGCGGTAACTACTGGCCAGATATCTTGTCCGGTGATGCAGGCGTTTATAATAAGCAAACCTATGAAAAGAAAACATTTGGCATTTGGAACGTAATGGTTCAAAAACGATTTAATAAAAATGCCATGATGTACTTTGGTATCAACAATATCTTTAACCATCGCGATGATGACCGTGCTACACAAGAACGGGTATATCGCTTGGGCGTTAACCTTAAATTTGGTGGTGGTGACAGCAGCAAAACTACAGCAATCGGCAAATCCAAGAATGGCACAACTGTTAATGCAGTAGGGGCCAATACACCTAATGGCGCTAATGGCGAAGTAGTAAATGCAGAATCTGGTGTACAAAATGTAGCTGATGTAGTTCGTTTAACTGACTTTATTCATTCTGATTTTGATACCACAAAAGAGCGTGGTGTTACATTAGTTGGCGACTACAGAGCGCGCTGGATGGCACATGATGGTTCTAACAGACCGCAATCTCCATTTAGAGCTAACTCCGCTATCGGTTCTGCGAAAGCGAATATGTACGATGCTAATCGTCATAGCTTTGAACAACGCTTGCGCCTTGGCTTCGATGCACGCCTTAATGAGTTTACAAACCTCAAAGTTATCGGCAGTGCGACTGGCATGAGTGGTGTAGATACAAGCTGGACTCAATCTGATTCTAAAGGCTTTAACCATCAACGACTCGATACAGTGGATCTCACGAGACGCGTTAAAAAATGGGACGTATCTGTGGGCCGCTTAACAGAGCCTATGGGTGCGAGTGGCTATTGGTTCGGTCAATCTTATGACGGTGTTCGTGCCGTTTGGAATGGCCATGACTCTCAAGTTCGTATCGGTGTTGGTACTTTCAAACATAGTACAGGTATCACTGATTCTGCCTATACTCACGCAGTACATGAAGTTATCTACAGACCGCCAACAGCGGCTGAGTTAATCGGTATTAATCGCGATGAGTTCCCATACGATATTGAAAGTGCTACTAAAACCGGTTCTGATGGTGAGAAAAAATCTAGTGAAGATACAGCTGCACCAGATAGCCCTAATGGTATTTATGATTCTACTTATAAAGGTAAGACAGATAGCATTTACTTCTATCAACAACTGAAAGAATTGCAAGCTGAATATGAAGCTTATAAAGAAACCTTGGATTTAAGCTGGAGTAATCCAAATCGCGATCAAGAGCTTGAAAAGGCAAATGCTAAGCTTGTGGAAACACAACAAAAACAAGCTCAAGTGATGAGCCGCTTACAAGATATTCTTGCTAAGGCATACCCTACAGATATGGCTGAGAAGAAATTCTCCCTCGATATACCATCTGGTGGTTATGCAATGTATGAAATCACTAATAAGAATACAGGGGAAAAACTCTATAAGACCGGGGACATTATGTATAATGTGAACTCTTCTTTATACCCTGAATACTTAAAAGAAAAGGCTAAAGGTCTTATCGTATCTGCTGATAATAAAGATGCTTTAGTAAATCCTAAAGCCTATGTTGAAAAACATGGTGACGAGATTAATCAATCCGTAGCAGAAATTGCTAAATATAATGCTACAGATAACTGGAGCAACTATAACAATAGTGAACTTGATGTGGTTTGGGTTAAACAGCCAGATGGCACATTCAAACAATCTTATGATTACTATGGACAACCAGCTAGTGATTATGAGTTCACTGGTTACTTAGGTGCTAAAACATATAAATACGATAGTGGTAGTTATGTATTTAGTGATTATGATGCTAAAGATGCAATTTACAAAAAGAACTTTACAATGTCCTCTAATGACTGGGGTGAAGGTAGTTCTTACTATGGTTGGGGCATGCCAAATGCATTGTTCAACTATATGTATAATCTTGAAAAGGTTGTACATGATGCAGAGTCTGAAAACAAATTACCACGTGAAGCGATTGGTAAGATCATTGGTAACTTGATTCGTACAGAAGGGGTAGTTCTTGAAAAAGATACTGTACCAGCTATTGATAAAGCTGCCTTTGTTCAATACAAGAAACAAATAGGCTCTCGTCTTGGGTTACAAGCGTGGTATTTACGCTCCTTTGGCGGTAAAACGCATACATACCTAAATGCAAATGGCAACGGTAATGATGAATATAGCTTCTCCAATGTAGCTCATGTATTCGGTATCGGTGCTAAATATCAGTTAGGTGCTAATGCATCTGTTACCGTTGATTACGGTCAAAACCGTTCCAACTTGGGTCGTTATTTAAATGGTAACACTGTATACCAACACGAACGTGGCACAGCCGACTTTGCTCTTAAAGGTCATCAAATGGGTGGTACACCACACTTCTGGATGGCTCGTCTAGATATTGGTCGTGCCGACCTAGATATTCCTAAATCTTGGAATGCGTTCATCGATTACAAATACTTTGAACATGGCTCCTTCTTCGGTGGTAATGGTAGTGGTGCAGTTCCGGATCGTTATCTCGACGGTATTCGCAGCTTTACATTCGGTGCTGGCTATGTGCCTCGCAAGGATTTACTCCTTGAAGCATTCTACACATTTGATGCGAAAGGTACTAATAAACGAGATACGTTATATGGTAGTGAAAGCTTTAAGTTAGGCGATTATACAAGAATTCAAGGGACCTACAGGTTCTAA
- a CDS encoding MotA/TolQ/ExbB proton channel family protein, with protein MENLNYVIHLFHSGGYVMYPLLLLSFMVIAIAAERAFYYHKYAGKTFVVTHAVNELAKLQNWAEIDKVIKENPSIASRIAEAGLHNASSEEAMKTAFADQMGVDAVGFRKYMDYLSATVTISPLLGLLGTVTGMIGSFSILDSGAGASAITGGVGEALIATASGLCVAIMAFIVYTVFSHRLDAIINQIENMCVSIVSAKREGWK; from the coding sequence ATGGAAAACTTAAATTATGTCATTCACTTGTTTCATAGCGGCGGATATGTAATGTATCCATTATTACTCTTGTCTTTCATGGTTATCGCTATCGCTGCAGAACGAGCTTTCTACTATCACAAATATGCCGGTAAAACTTTCGTTGTTACCCATGCAGTCAATGAACTAGCAAAATTACAAAATTGGGCAGAAATTGATAAAGTAATCAAAGAAAACCCATCTATTGCGAGCCGTATTGCAGAAGCAGGTTTACATAATGCTTCTAGCGAGGAAGCTATGAAAACAGCCTTTGCTGACCAAATGGGCGTAGACGCAGTAGGCTTCCGTAAATATATGGACTATCTCAGTGCTACCGTTACAATCTCTCCATTATTGGGCCTATTAGGTACAGTAACAGGTATGATTGGTTCTTTCAGTATCCTCGACTCCGGTGCGGGCGCATCTGCTATTACTGGTGGTGTTGGTGAAGCCCTCATCGCTACAGCATCTGGTTTGTGCGTAGCCATCATGGCCTTTATTGTATATACAGTATTCAGTCATCGTTTGGATGCTATCATTAACCAAATTGAAAATATGTGTGTTAGCATTGTTAGCGCTAAGCGAGAAGGGTGGAAATGA
- a CDS encoding ExbD/TolR family protein: MNLQSFRMKTKPEFMIIPMIDIIFFLLVFFMMNSLQTVAQKALSVQLPQATSASAPAQLPVVFTLDAEGHITIDNNPMSIDQAEAMIKQRIQENPNASVILQADKRAAHGQVVAIMDMLKQSGVKRLAIAAEQKG, translated from the coding sequence ATGAACTTACAAAGCTTTCGTATGAAAACAAAGCCTGAATTCATGATTATCCCAATGATTGATATTATCTTCTTCTTGTTGGTATTCTTCATGATGAATAGCTTACAAACAGTGGCTCAAAAAGCATTATCTGTACAATTACCACAAGCTACTAGTGCATCTGCACCGGCTCAGTTACCAGTTGTATTTACACTTGATGCGGAAGGGCATATTACAATTGATAACAATCCAATGAGTATTGATCAAGCAGAAGCTATGATTAAACAACGGATTCAAGAAAATCCTAACGCTAGTGTTATCTTACAAGCCGACAAACGTGCAGCTCATGGTCAAGTAGTAGCGATTATGGATATGCTAAAGCAATCTGGTGTTAAACGCTTGGCTATTGCAGCTGAACAGAAAGGATAA
- a CDS encoding energy transducer TonB family protein translates to MGLGISWKKAAIISAVVHLIALFIAVIFFVVVPAIQDMETYEIDLTQSVLDDGGSGHAGGGGGNRSDLFPKPLSADEVAARTKAVVANVDPSTARDIPDAVDVPPKGGEHKGNTSGDNSTGGSGPGHGGGSGGGNGTGDGTGNGDGQGQGNGKGDGTGKGDGHGTVKAAFDVEGFRARVQDNAQMPSMALKRKLQGDVTVQVTLDTNGSLIGQSIVYSTNEIFNDAAMSAVVAATPYKNPTGADIDIKVPVEFRGHESSDDEDE, encoded by the coding sequence ATGGGACTAGGCATATCATGGAAAAAAGCAGCCATTATATCCGCCGTAGTTCATCTTATTGCTCTATTTATTGCCGTAATCTTTTTCGTAGTGGTTCCAGCAATTCAAGACATGGAAACTTATGAAATCGACCTCACACAAAGTGTGCTCGATGATGGCGGCAGTGGTCATGCCGGCGGTGGTGGCGGAAACAGGTCAGACCTATTCCCTAAACCATTATCGGCTGATGAAGTAGCGGCAAGAACAAAGGCTGTTGTAGCAAATGTTGATCCATCTACTGCAAGAGATATTCCTGATGCAGTAGATGTACCCCCGAAAGGCGGCGAACATAAAGGTAATACCTCTGGTGATAATTCCACAGGTGGTTCCGGCCCCGGACATGGTGGCGGCTCTGGCGGTGGAAACGGTACAGGTGATGGCACTGGCAATGGTGATGGCCAAGGTCAGGGGAATGGTAAGGGTGACGGCACTGGTAAAGGTGACGGTCATGGTACGGTGAAAGCTGCATTTGATGTAGAAGGATTCCGTGCAAGAGTGCAAGATAATGCACAAATGCCTTCCATGGCTTTAAAAAGAAAATTACAAGGCGATGTGACTGTACAAGTAACACTTGATACAAATGGTAGTCTTATTGGACAAAGTATCGTATATTCTACAAATGAAATATTCAATGATGCGGCAATGTCTGCCGTAGTGGCCGCAACACCATATAAAAATCCAACTGGAGCAGATATCGATATCAAGGTACCAGTTGAGTTTAGAGGTCATGAATCATCTGATGATGAAGATGAATAG
- a CDS encoding flavodoxin family protein has product MKSIILYSSLTGNTKRVAEAMASVMPEGTPCVPVKEAPENLADYDTVFVGFWVDRGTANKEAAKLIETLKNPNIVFFATLGMYADSDHARESIDKASELLQNKESLVDGFVCQGKIDPKVIEMMYKMFPPGSAHGQSPERDALHKAAETHPDEQDFANAKEFTKSVLAKLQA; this is encoded by the coding sequence ATGAAATCAATTATTTTATATTCTTCCCTCACGGGAAATACAAAAAGGGTGGCGGAAGCAATGGCTTCTGTAATGCCTGAAGGTACACCTTGCGTTCCTGTAAAAGAGGCGCCTGAGAATTTAGCTGATTATGACACTGTTTTCGTAGGTTTCTGGGTAGACCGTGGTACAGCAAATAAAGAGGCTGCTAAGTTAATTGAAACTTTGAAGAATCCTAACATCGTATTCTTTGCTACATTAGGTATGTATGCAGATTCTGATCATGCTCGTGAAAGTATTGATAAAGCATCTGAATTACTACAAAATAAAGAGTCCCTTGTAGATGGATTCGTATGCCAAGGTAAAATTGATCCAAAAGTCATTGAAATGATGTATAAAATGTTCCCACCTGGATCTGCTCATGGTCAAAGCCCTGAACGCGATGCCTTACATAAAGCGGCTGAAACGCATCCAGACGAACAAGACTTTGCAAATGCAAAAGAATTTACGAAATCTGTACTTGCAAAGTTGCAAGCCTAA
- the hutW gene encoding heme anaerobic degradation radical SAM methyltransferase ChuW/HutW, translating into MSLASFFESIPEKQRNLQLGLECDNPMSGAFPHKRVVHAGLNGTLVSPKETQAVWDTLMNGTPKKGEMQCAYIHIPFCKTKCTYCGFFQNGTSQNVEDQYIDGLVSELKLASERPRLKDGLIHALFIGGGTPTSLSPANSERLLKAIKEYLPLANDYELTLEGRIHDLIPENLDVWMANGVNRMSIGVQSFNTEVRQMVGRLDTKETVLERLAALKAYGQCSVVIDLIYGLPGQTMEVWEQDLADLVISGVDGADLYQLNVFDGSDLNKDIANGKVPAAATTAMQGDMFKFGRKYLNERSYRRLSAAHWSANNRERSLYNILAKAGVPMFPFGSGAGGNVDGYGMMLHRALKPYEDMVIRGEKPFMALMKQSELQPVVNQVVSQLEQGFLNIMSLVTLEPRLEELNWLYKLWEERGLVAYNGLLYKLTAAGEFWTVNLTQSTLEAVEYIITGKNSFAMEAVAAQDTKTTSKDNPNQEVRGIGQGKANISVPTDEDSEAQRKEALIAKAKAEIAKSGASGESAERMVQAMYNLSADEIEYMMERMMS; encoded by the coding sequence ATGAGTTTAGCAAGTTTCTTTGAATCCATTCCGGAGAAACAACGCAATCTACAATTAGGTTTAGAATGCGATAATCCGATGAGTGGTGCATTCCCTCATAAACGGGTTGTTCATGCAGGGCTAAATGGCACCTTAGTTTCGCCAAAGGAAACACAAGCCGTTTGGGATACCTTAATGAATGGCACACCGAAAAAGGGTGAAATGCAATGCGCCTATATTCACATTCCGTTTTGTAAGACTAAATGCACATATTGTGGCTTCTTCCAAAACGGTACGAGTCAAAACGTAGAGGACCAATATATTGATGGTCTTGTTAGCGAGTTAAAACTAGCTAGTGAGCGTCCAAGATTAAAAGATGGATTAATCCACGCCCTATTTATTGGCGGTGGTACACCAACATCGTTATCTCCAGCAAACTCTGAACGATTGCTAAAAGCAATTAAAGAATATTTGCCACTAGCTAACGATTATGAGCTTACCTTAGAAGGCCGTATTCACGATTTGATTCCTGAAAATCTCGATGTTTGGATGGCAAACGGCGTAAACCGCATGTCTATTGGTGTACAATCTTTCAACACAGAAGTTCGTCAAATGGTAGGCCGTCTAGATACGAAAGAAACCGTATTAGAACGGCTGGCTGCGTTGAAAGCCTATGGTCAATGTTCTGTTGTTATCGACTTAATCTATGGTTTGCCTGGTCAAACTATGGAGGTTTGGGAACAAGATCTAGCTGATTTAGTAATCTCTGGCGTAGATGGTGCTGACCTATATCAATTGAACGTATTTGATGGCAGTGATCTTAATAAAGATATTGCAAACGGTAAGGTGCCAGCTGCTGCGACGACAGCTATGCAAGGGGATATGTTCAAATTCGGTCGTAAGTACCTTAATGAGCGTTCCTATCGCCGATTGAGTGCTGCTCACTGGAGTGCTAATAATCGTGAACGTAGCTTGTATAATATCTTGGCTAAAGCGGGCGTGCCTATGTTCCCATTTGGTAGCGGTGCCGGTGGTAATGTGGATGGGTACGGCATGATGTTACATCGTGCATTAAAGCCATACGAAGATATGGTTATTCGCGGTGAAAAACCATTCATGGCTCTTATGAAACAAAGTGAGTTACAACCCGTCGTAAATCAAGTGGTAAGCCAACTTGAACAAGGGTTCCTCAATATTATGAGTTTGGTAACACTAGAGCCAAGACTAGAAGAATTAAACTGGCTCTATAAATTATGGGAAGAACGTGGTCTTGTAGCTTACAATGGGTTACTTTATAAATTGACTGCAGCTGGTGAATTCTGGACGGTAAATCTTACACAAAGTACCTTGGAGGCTGTGGAGTATATCATAACTGGTAAAAACTCCTTCGCTATGGAAGCGGTGGCCGCCCAAGATACGAAAACAACGTCTAAAGATAATCCTAACCAAGAGGTACGTGGTATTGGTCAAGGTAAAGCTAATATTTCCGTACCAACAGATGAAGATTCCGAAGCACAACGCAAGGAAGCCCTTATAGCTAAGGCAAAAGCAGAAATTGCGAAAAGCGGTGCATCTGGTGAGTCAGCAGAGCGAATGGTACAGGCTATGTACAATTTGAGTGCTGATGAAATTGAATATATGATGGAGCGTATGATGTCTTAA
- a CDS encoding carbohydrate kinase family protein yields the protein MSTFPQKHIDIVGIGASTLDRFIVVDHYPTGREVQQVVSSTTDGGGPVATALAVAGKYGARTAIIDSIGDDMVGRHILDDFEKYNVNTEAIQVERGAKSGVATILVKQSTGERAVFFERSTATEPEFLDTHKQLIGSAYILHINGRHRQLMRSAMAVAKEVGTIISLDGGAQRYDEDMKPITEASHIVIVARDYAEKYTGTTNLKEACRIIHERGACIAGVTDGANGSYFVWPDGTFYRCEPFTQSTVVDTTGAGDSFHGAFLANLVYTINHMKGQDTTSTTKHDRASIHAVELLKACAHSDLEKAAIFASAVASLNTQGIGGRSPLPTLKSVQELIG from the coding sequence ATGAGTACATTTCCTCAAAAACATATAGATATTGTTGGCATAGGTGCCAGTACATTAGATCGATTTATCGTCGTCGATCATTATCCTACAGGTCGTGAGGTACAACAAGTCGTATCGTCTACTACAGATGGTGGTGGGCCAGTGGCTACAGCACTAGCGGTAGCAGGAAAATATGGTGCCCGTACCGCTATAATTGATAGCATTGGTGATGACATGGTAGGTCGTCATATATTAGATGACTTTGAAAAATACAATGTTAATACAGAGGCAATTCAAGTTGAACGCGGTGCGAAGAGCGGTGTGGCAACAATCCTCGTAAAACAGAGTACTGGTGAGCGTGCTGTATTTTTTGAACGGTCTACTGCAACTGAGCCTGAGTTTTTAGATACCCATAAGCAGCTGATAGGATCTGCCTATATTCTGCATATCAATGGTCGACATCGCCAACTCATGCGCTCTGCTATGGCCGTTGCAAAAGAGGTAGGCACTATCATTTCTTTAGATGGTGGTGCTCAGCGTTACGATGAAGACATGAAGCCTATTACTGAAGCCAGTCACATCGTTATCGTAGCTCGTGATTATGCTGAAAAATATACGGGCACAACTAATCTAAAAGAGGCTTGTCGTATCATTCATGAACGAGGTGCATGTATTGCAGGTGTTACGGATGGTGCAAATGGTAGTTATTTTGTTTGGCCTGATGGAACATTTTATCGATGTGAACCATTTACTCAATCTACCGTAGTAGATACAACGGGGGCTGGGGATAGCTTTCATGGTGCTTTTCTAGCTAATTTAGTATATACAATTAATCATATGAAGGGGCAAGACACAACTTCGACGACTAAGCATGACCGTGCATCTATACATGCTGTAGAGTTGCTCAAAGCTTGTGCACATTCTGATTTAGAGAAGGCCGCTATTTTTGCATCTGCAGTAGCTTCTTTAAATACACAAGGCATAGGCGGGCGCAGTCCACTACCAACGTTAAAGTCAGTGCAGGAACTAATAGGATAG